The Aspergillus chevalieri M1 DNA, chromosome 5, nearly complete sequence genome includes a region encoding these proteins:
- the CSE1 gene encoding putative chromosome segregation protein Cse1 (BUSCO:EOG09260OQ8;~COG:U,Y;~EggNog:ENOG410PFCM;~InterPro:IPR016024,IPR011989,IPR001494,IPR005043, IPR013713;~PFAM:PF03810,PF03378,PF08506;~go_function: GO:0005515 - protein binding [Evidence IEA];~go_function: GO:0008536 - Ran GTPase binding [Evidence IEA];~go_process: GO:0006886 - intracellular protein transport [Evidence IEA]), whose amino-acid sequence MADGLGAVAQLLEASLDPRQNKQAELALRQEEKKPGFSLSLLHITASASYPYNTRLASALCFKNFIKRNWTDEDGNYKLQLDEVTTIKQELISLMVSVPAGIQTQLGEAVSVIADSDFWERWDNLVDDLVSRLQPGNPSTNIGVLQVAHSIFKRWRPLFQSNELYTEINHVLERFGTPFLSLFEGLDAYLEENKSNKENLAQGFTQFNLMIKLLYDLSCHDLPPMFEENISGIASLLLKYLTYDNQLLHTDDDTEAGQLEFARAGIFEALTLYVQKYMDVFQAQVGQFVGSSWSFLTTIGQETKYDILVSKALQFLTSVASMPEHASVFQEEGTLSQIIEKVILPNVSLRESDEELFEDEPIEFIRRDLEGSDSETRRRAATDFLRRLAEKFEESVTKVVLQYTEHYLAEYTKDPSNWKAKDTATYLYSAIAAKGTATASHGVTATNPLVSITDFFQKHLAVDLVSQDGAHPILKVDAIKYLYLFRSIITKEQWQEVLPLLVNHLASENYVVYTYAAIAVERALYLTDAHGQPIIAPAGITPLAKDLLEHIFQLIQKDPAPQKVQENEFLMKCVMRVLIVIRDGVVSFTDNILQHLINITQIISSNPSNPRFYYFHFEAMGAFIRFAAPANPDKLEQSLYTPFAAVLQGDVQEFMPYIFQLFAALLEANPSATLPSYYQNLIAPILMPVMWESKGNIPALVRLLSSIIPRGSQYILENNQIMPILGIFQKLLSTKANESHGFDLLESVVASFPPTALEAYFVSIMQIILTRLQSSKTENLTLRFVRFYHFISAHDNKGYSADFFIQATENVQANLFKSIYLSIILPETQKLARPLDRKTAVISLAKTLANSEAFANKYQKGWGFTCEALLKLLELPPLPVSKDDIIAEHDVEDMAFGVGFTALNTVRAQPKDPWPETGADLKAWVGRYLKEADKMHGGRVSAFAQERLGDEAKAVLGSYIA is encoded by the exons ATGGCGGACGGTCTCGGGGCTGTTGCCCAGCTTTTGGAGGCAAGCTTGGATCCCAGGCAAAACAAGCAAG CCGAACTTGCTCTTCGtcaggaagagaagaaaccCGGCTTCTCGTTGTCGCTCCTTCACATCACCGCTTCCGCTTCCTATCCCTACAACACCCGCCTTGCTAGCGCCCTATGCTTCAAGAACTTCATTAAGCGAAACTGGAcggatgaagatggaaacTACAAGCTTCAGCTGGACGAGGTCACTACTATCAAGCAGGAACTGATCAGTTTGATGGTTTCTGTCCCTGCTGGTATTCAGACCCAGTTGGGAGAGGCCGTCAGTGTGATTGCCGACAGTGATTTCTGGGAGAGATGGGACAACCTGGTGGAT GACCTTGTTTCCAGACTTCAGCCGGGTAACCCTTCCACCAACATTGGTGTGCTCCAGGTTGCGCACTCGATTTTCAAGAGATGGAGGCCTCTTTTCCAGTCGAACGAGCTGTACACTGAAATTAACCATGTCCTTGAACGATTTGGGACTCcgtttctctctcttttcgaG GGCCTGGATGCTTATTTAGAGGAAAACAAATCCAATAAAGAGAACTTGGCCCAAGGGTTCACGCAATTTAACTTGATGATTAAGTTGCTGTACGATTTGTCCTGCCACGACCTTCCTCCGATGTTCGAAGAAAATATTTCAGGGATAGCTTCTCTCCTACTCAAATACCTTACATATGACAACCAACTGCTTCATACCGACGATGACACAGAGGCGGGGCAATTGGAATTTGCCCGGGCTGGAATATTTGAGGCGTTGACCCTCTACGTGCAAAAGTATATGGATGTGTTCCAGGCTCAGGTCGGCCAGTTCGTCGGGAGCTCCTGGAGTTTCTTGACCACCATTGGCCAGGAGACCAAATACGATATCTTGGTCAGTAAGGCCCTGCAGTTCTTGACTTCAGTTGCAAGTATGCCGGAGCATGCAAGTGTTTTCCAAGAGGAGGGCACTCTCAGCCAGATTATCGAGAAGGTCATTCTTCCGAACGTCAGCCTGCGGGAATCGGAtgaagaactctttgaaGACGAACCAATTGAATTCATTCGGAGAGATCTTGAAGGATCGGACAGCGAGACCAGACGGCGAGCTGCTACTGATTTCTTGAGACGGTTGGCTGAGAAGTTTGAGGAGTCGGTCACCAAGGTTGTTCTTCAGTACACCGAGCACTACCTGGCAGAATACACGAAGGATCCCTCGAATTGGAAGGCTAAGGATACCGCTACTTATCTCTATTCGGCCATTGCCGCCAAGGGCACTGCTACAGCCAGCCACGGTGTTACCGCCACTAACCCTCTCGTCAGCATCACCGACTTCTTCCAAAAGCATCTCGCTGTGGACCTTGTTTCTCAGGATGGAGCGCACCCAATTCTCAAGGTCGACGCCATCAAGTACCTCTACCTCTTCCGCAGTATCATCACGAAGGAGCAATGGCAAGAAGTGTTGCCTCTGCTGGTGAACCACCTTGCTTCGGAGAACTACGTGGTGTACACGTATGCGGCAATCGCAGTTGAACGGGCACTCTATCTTACGGATGCCCATGGCCAACCTATCATTGCGCCTGCCGGAATTACACCATTGGCCAAGGACCTCCTGGAGCACATCTTCCAGCTGATCCAGAAAGACCCTGCTCCTCAAAAGGTGCAGGAGAACGAATTCTTGATGAAATGTGTCATGAGAGttctcatcgtcatcagAGACGGCGTTGTTTCGTTCACCGACAACATCCTTCAGCACCTGATCAACATCACCCAGATAATCTCCTCCAACCCCAGCAACCCGAGATTCTACTACTTCCACTTCGAAGCGATGGGTGCTTTCATTCGATTTGCCGCCCCTGCCAACCCCGACAAGCTGGAGCAATCTCTTTACACACCATTTGCAGCAGTCCTCCAGGGCGACGTGCAAGAATTTATGCCGTACATTTTCCAGCTCTTCGCAGCTCTCCTTGAAGCCAACCCTTCTGCGACACTGCCAAGCTACTACCAGAACTTGATTGCTCCTATTCTCATGCCTGTCATGTGGGAATCTAAAGGAAACATCCCTGCGCTCGTCCGGTTATTGTCTTCCATTATTCCCCGCGGCTCGCAGTACATCCTGGAGAACAACCAGATTATGCCTATTCTCGGCATTTTCCAGAAGCTGCTCTCGACCAAGGCCAATGAAAGCCATGGCTTCGACCTTTTGGAGAGTGTCGTTGCATCCTTCCCTCC GACTGCGTTGGAGGCGTACTTTGTCTCTATCATGCAGATCATCCTCACCCGGCTCCAGAGCTCGAAGACAGAAAACCTAACTCTCCGCTTTGTCCGCTTCTACCACTTCATCTCCGCCCATGACAACAAGGGCTACAGCGCCGACTTCTTCATCCAGGCCACAGAGAACGTGCAAGCAAA CCTGTTCAAGTCCATTTACCTGAGCATCATCCTCCCCGAAACCCAGAAGCTTGCTCGCCCATTAGATCGCAAGACGGCCGTAATCTCGCTCGCTAAGACCCTGGCCAACTCGGAAGCATTCGCGAACAAGTACCAGAAAGGTTGGGGTTTCACATGTGAGGCGCTGCTCAAACTCTTGGAGCTGCCACCTCTTCCGGTCAGCAAGGACGATATCATCGCCGAACACGACGTCGAAGACATGGCATTTGGAGTTGGATTCACAGCACTGAACACCGTGCGTGCCCAGCCCAAGGACCCCTGGCCCGAGACCGGTGCCGATCTCAAGGCGTGGGTTGGCCGGTACCTGAAGGAGGCCGATAAGATGCACGGCGGCCGAGTTTCCGCATTCGCGCAGGAGCGCCTCGGGGATGAGGCCAAGGCTGTGCTGGGAAGCTACATTGCATAG